GCATCAGAATACGCTGCCTTATCTTGTTGAAGGTCCAGTCTGAGATTCtaattcaatattttttttgtgtcaAACTCCTTATTGTTCCCTAGCTGTCCGTTGTTTATGTATGGTCAAATCTTCAGTGTACACAGTGCTGGCTCTGTACATCAGAAACAAACATTGCGGTTCGGACTAAGACATACACAATTCCATCAAATCAAGTTCAAGTATTTCAGTAGCATGAAAGAGAGGTGGTGCAATTTAAATGGCTGTTGAGCTCAATGTCAACAACTTTTCACCACAGTTGCAGACTGTACCTTTAATGAATGCGATTAATATGATGttatgtgaaagtattttaaacaTCCTTGGCTGCTTGCTGTATAGTTAATAGTTTCTCTGTCCTTTTGACACTGTGTACTGACACCTGTGTGCCTATTTTCATGGCTTGTTACAGTAGCGTTAAAAGACTGTGGGAAAGTCCACTGCTTGTTTACACACAGTCTAGCCATATAAACTAGAGGCCACACATAATTCATGTGGAAGTTCCGGTACGAGGCAGAGCAAGGAGGGTTGGATCCACATGTGCACCTTACACCAGCGGGCCCGAACACATCAGAGACTGCTGGGGTTTTGGGGGTTGATGTTTTGGCTCCCAAAAGAGCCCCAAAAGAACTCCCTGTTCCTTTTGCATGGGAAGCTAAAAGCCCCAGCCCTGatcccacagtgtgtgtgtgtgtgtgtgtgtgtgtgtgtgtgtgtgtttgtacttgcGTGCAAGCAAGCAAGAGTGTGTGCGGATATTTGCGAgtttgtctgcttgtgtgtgtgcatctgtgtgtgagtgcatttgtTTGTACGTATgcatgtgagttgtgtgtgtgtgtgtgtgtgtgtgtgtgtttgcgcgtctgtgtgatgtgtactgtatgcgaaAGCAGTCGGGAGGAAGTTGCAACAGATGAAACGCGGCCGTGGGAGCCGTGCCACCAGCCACAGCTATTTGGAGCcagcctccacctccacccctgaCTGCCGCTGCCGCTCCCCGCTAGGCCACGGTCCCTCCGCTGCCCGCCCGCGAGCACTGCGCCCGGGCACTGCCACATTCCGCTGCGGCCCGACCGCCGGAgctagagggtgtgtgtgtgtgtgtctgtgtgtgtgtgtctgtgtctgtgtgtgtggtggggggggggactgttTGGGTGCGCCCTGTAGGCGACGGAACCCCTGTCGGAAACGTTGGTCGGGTGAATGTTTGATCTGGATAAATAACCAGGAGTCTTTAGCTACAGGCCCGTGGAAATAACAGCAAACAAGTCTGAGGTTGTTTAGGGCAGTGCAGTTCCTGTTATGGGGACGCCAGGGgggtgcagggtgtgtgtgtgtgtgtgtgtgtgtgtgtgtgtgtgtgtgtgtgtgtgtgtgtatttgtttgtgtatgtgtgtgtgtgtgtgtgtgcttgtgtgtgtatgtgtgtgtgtgtgtgtgtgtgtgtgtgtgtgtgtgtgcatatttggtGTAATGTTAAATCAAGTGAAAGGTTCCTCTTTCTGTAGGGACAGTTCCAATTTTggcaccccctcctccccatcaAAAGACATGGCATCAGGATGTTTACAAGAATGCACTGTGCAGACGGGTAGTCCCAAGCCAAACAGAGCAATCTGAATACTGCTGTGTGGAGTGAGGGGAAATTAGAGGGGAAATAAGATGGAGTAATGGATCATATGCTGGtataaataaagaaatgagCTTCCTTTGGGCCCTCTCTGTCTAAATGATTGGCAGCTGACCGTTGGTAATTTTCCTCTTTTATAGAGAGAGGTCTACATGATCGCAGCAGGGGTGATCGGTGGGATATTTCTGATCTGCACTGTGGTGATGTTCTTGGGAGTTAAAGAGAAAGACGgtgagtctctctgtgtgtgtgtgtgtgtgtgtgtgtgtgtgtgtgtgtgtgtgtgtgtgtgtgtgtgtgtgtgtgtgtgtatgtgtatgtgtctgtgtgtgtgtgtgagtgtgtgtgtgtgtgtgtttagcttaACTGCATACTCATGTTTCAGAATAATCCCATTACACAAGAAACAGTAGCTTCCAAGGACACTCACGTCTTCTGCAaggtccatacacacacaagcacacacacacacacacacacacacacacacacacacacacacacacacacacacacacacacacacacatagcattaTTCATAACTTTGAGTATATCATTTAACTTTACATTTACTCTACAGATTAATTCCATATTGAATTAACATCACTCTGTATTAGGACAAGTAATCTGGTCTAAGGGGTGTCGTAGGCATATTCTCACTCCATTGAATGTGTCCAATGGATTAATTTCTAAAGTAAATCGTTCAACCACTGAGCAGCATCCTCTCTGCACTGTTCCTGTAGATCCCTACGTACCAAAGACGGAGAAGCAGATTTCTTTCCATCAGGGTTTTGTGCTGGTGATGCGGCATGGGCCCTACATCACGCTCACAGCAGCCTTCCTCTTCATATCGGTGGCCATCCAGGTGAGATAGAACATCTGTCAGCatatctctgtccctctctctctgtttgtctctctctcaccccccccccatatctcgctttcactctctctctctgtctgtctgtctgtctgtctgtctgcatgtcctTCGGTGTTTAATGTTTGTCATATTCTGTCTTTCTTTAAATCCCTTTGCCTGTTTGTGTTAATCTGCTCCTTTCTCTTGGTGTCTCTGTCATGTCATTCTTTCCTCATCTCTGTCATCTGTCACACcatctacctctctttctctctctctctccttctccctctctgctgAACACCAGAGTAGCTGTGATATTTGATCAGTGGGAGAAACATTTCTATTTTTGAATATGCTTGAAAGTAGCTTTTCTCAAAACCCCAAACCTTTTTTCCAACCCACAAAGACAGTCTACATttcagagcaaaaaaaaaaaatctccctgcCTCACTTTTCCAGCTGACATCCATCCTGACACCTCAAAGGGATTATTATTCCCATGAAGTTCTCACTGTGGCAGTCAACCATAAGACGTGTTCATTAGTGTCTGCGTTTCTGATCGTTTGTCTCATCTGCAGCTGGTGCAGAGTAATTTTGTCCTCTTCTGCACCTACGCCGTGGACCTGCGAGATCACTTCCAGAACATCGTTTTGACCATTCTGGTGAGAACTACACCCTATACAGTATACCTAgccatactgtatgcacagtaTACTATATATACATCGTTTTTGCTCAATAGATTTGTAACGTTTGCTAGATTTCTCAGGGATTTAAGCTTTAagctttggggcagccgtggcctactggttacttCGGACctataaccggagggttgcctgtttgaaccccgaccagtgggccgcggctgaagtgcccttgagcaaggcacctaacccctcactgctccccgagtgccgctgttgatgcaggcagctcactgcgccgggattagtgtgtgcttcacctcactgtgtgtacactgtttgctgtgtgtgtttcactaattcacggattgggataaatgcagagaccaaatttccctcacgggatcaaaagagtatatatacttacttatacttaatttttgtttttaatgtttttgttttttttatctaaagTTGCTTTGAACAAAAGTGTCTTAAGTACTGTAACTGTAACAATATCACCAAATGCAAATGTATCAAATCCATACATAGGTAGGCCTATGGTAGGCCACATCTCTGACTGCACAAAGTATGCTTTTTATAAttgactgactggatctgctccctgctatcttaattcaatgatcaagattaTATCCCCAACCTCCCACCGCGGTCTTTTGATGAGGGGCTGTTGTGTTGACCAGTCATAAACGTTAGGTCATAGACTGaggactcttttcctcagtggttccatgttggtggaatgagttgcccagttctctccgttcctgtgatagttttgggtcttttaagaagggtctaaaggcatatctgttcaataTGCACTTAGTTTATTAGGCGTTTTTTACATgttatggtttgtttattatagtatttatttattttcattaggctattgattgaattgacattgtttattattgctgttCTCCTTGGTGTAGTCTTACCAGCGTTTTAAAATGTTTACTATTAAATGTAACTATTGCATTGCTGTTATttatgtcactttggacaaaagcatctgctaaaataccataaccataaccataattaaAAATATCAGTGAGTGAATGATTAATGAATGATGAAAGGTTAATGAATTTTAATACGGTTACTCAACTAGAGGTCAATATAACTGTTCAATTCATAAAGATAAAAGGGGCAGCAGTGCATATATGCACAAAAGCATTTGTACAGAATTAATCCTCAAAACACTCAAGATATAGCAGTTCATAGTGTGTACTCTATCTTAAGAAACAATTCTATACAAATGTGCCCAGCTAGCCTTCTACTTATCGTTGTGGCCTTAACAAGTGTATTGATCCGCTATTACGGGACGTTGACCTGCTGAGGCCCTGGGTTGATGGGAGAGAGTGGTGATGGTCGACCCGTCTTATGTTACACTACAGAACACTGCTTTCAAGATGCTGAGGGATAGAACcgaacaaaacaaacaggaacCTCACAAAATCTCtggtatttattttttgccGCTAAAAAAAGTGCTATCTGTCTTTGCTTTCCTCAGATCTCAGCCGTGGTGAGCATCCCATTTTGGCAGTGGTTCCTTGAGAGGTTTGGCAAGAAGACGGCAGCGTTCTGTGGTATCACGGTAAGTTCCACACCTGGTGTTGACTGTGGGAGACCCACAGGCTGGTctcagccctgccctgcattaGCCTATAAGGCTTATCCCAGCATAAACATGCAACATTTAATAGGACTGCATCACATATCAGTTTGGGAAAGAGGAACATCTACAGGCAGATACAGAGTTTGCACAACTGGCATAACAATTTAGGGCCTGGTAGAAATAGTAGATTAAATGTGgaatatttaccatttctacttttcaaaaaaaaaattaaaggaTGTAAAAAGAATGTTACTGAATGTGATATCATATTTTGTATTATGTAACTCAATTCCAATTAAGCTCATATATTAAGTTATATTTCTATTCTTGGTTATGAGTGAGCTTGTCATCTCCAGAGCTGCAGACTCCTGTTAGGTCCCAAAGCAACGCTGCAACattgcaggaaaacaacattGCTTAGGCTGTGGCGCCTTGCAGTGGACATCTCTGTTATTACACTCTCTGAATGACATTCCTCTTGGAGAGATTTGTGTTCCTCGAAGGCCCTAAATCATTGAGACAGCCATAGCCTGCAATTGCCAACCCTCTCCTAAcgtgcagtggtctctttttCACAGTGGATCATGCCCTTCACCGTCATGCTGGTCTTCATCCCAAACCTGGTTGTGGCGTATGTGGTGGCCGTCTCGTCCGGCCTCAGCGTCGCTGCCTCGCTGCTGCTGCCATGGTAACCGCCAAACACCTGCTCaaaatacaccccccccccccccccccccccattcctcttcaacacccccacccactcAAAACTTTAAAGTTTAATGGCAGAAGTCAAAGGCGAAGTGAGAGGAAACTGTAATTTGCATCAAGCGTGTAGGTAGCCTCCTGCTGGTTAGCTACCGTCCATGCTGCCAGCCATGCGTGTAACGGCTGTAGTAACATTGTCATTAGCATTGCTCGTGCCAATGATGTCATGCAGATGAAGGGGAATCACTGCACAGGGCTCTGCAGGGAGCTCCGTCTCTCTGTGTTTTATCTGGCCTAACACACCGCTGTCTTTACTCCCCAACCACAACACTAATCACTCCCCTGCTTTACAAATGACAGGGGGAAAAGGATGTGGGGTATTTATTTTGGGATGGAAGGGGGGGTTCCCCTGgtggactggggggggggggggggggggggggctgactaTTATATACATTAGGCACATGACTTAGGTATGATTTGATTCATGTTATGGGCTCAACCAGTGTTTAAGAGAGCGTTCTGGACTGTGTTGACTGTTGCCATGGCTAACGTTGTGAGTGATGATGAGATGATGAGAGTGTGTCTTGTTTTGTGGTCTGTGCTCTTTGTGGTGGTCCAGGTCCATGCTCCCTGATGTGGTAGACGACTTTCGGCTGGCCAACCCTTTCTCCAAGGGACATGAGGCCATCTTCTACTCCTTCTATGTGTTCTTCACCAAGTTTGCTGCCGGGATATCACTGGGAGTCTCAACACTTTGTTTGGAGTGAGTCAGTCATTTTCGCCTTCTAAGTTCATGCTACGGCTTAAAAAAATCAAATAGTACAATGAATTGTGCCCTGTGGTGATACTGAAAATTCATCCATATCAAATGATTCTATACTTTCACATATTCATTACACGGTATTTTATATAGACATGCAAAATTGATTGCCTTAATACATTGCACATCTCCGTGCATGTGTTGCCTAGtcttttttttcacaaagataATTTGGACTATTTTGCTCACATTTGACCAAAGGCTTTGTCACCACGATAACAGGTTTGCAGGCTATGACACAGGAGCATGTCGGCAACCCCCTCCAGTGGCGTACACACTGAAGCTTCTGATTGGTGCAGCACCTGTGGCTTTCATTGTGACAGGGCTGATGATTCTTCTCCTGTACCCAATCAGTGAGGACGTGCGACTGCGGAATAAGCTAGCCCTAGAAGACCTCAGGTTGCAGTCTGTGTAGTAAGGGGCCGCTGTAAGGCTCAGGACTGTGGACTTGTGTAATCCCCTATGTATAACCATGTAACATCATACTGCAACTTTTAAATTACTTTTAAAACTCTTGCTGTAAATGTTAGCAAAGCTTGAGAACAATCCTTGGGGGACATTGGTCAGCGAGCCAAGTTAGTGACCTTCTGTTGACCTTTGCTAGAGGTGCTTCTATTCTGAAGTTCCGTTTCTCGGAAAAGCAAGCTCTCTAAGACAGCAATAGGGCATCCATCCCAGAGGAGTATACTACGAAGCGAGGTTACTTACCCAGGTAACCTCGGGAGCTAACGCTGATCTCATAACAGAAGCAATACATACAGTTAAGCATTCTTTTGGAGATCAACAGTTACTCCTGAAGTTACCGGGGTAAACCAGTAACCTCACTTCGTAGCATATCTCTCAGGTCCCTTGGAGAGTACCTGTGTGCATTAGCTATAGAACTGAACAAAGGCCACAGGATTTTTGCATTCCAGTATTACACTGGGATGAGTTGTGTTAGTGTATATTACACTGTGGAACAGAAATACTACAAATATATCATGTTTTCATGTAAACATTTAAGTTTGTTTCTGTATTTTCACAAGAACTTGTAAGGTTGATTGTTATTATTACATAAGGATTGTATTGTGATCTTGGATTAAAGATATAACCAATAACAATGATGATTCATCCAGTTTACACCTACCCCACATTCACCCATGATCAGATCTGTTTGAAGCAGTCAAAGCATTGAAAATCTAGGAGCATCTATCAAGGAGCATCAGGAGGAAATGCTAGTCAGGAGGAAAAGGCAGCCAACCAATCAAAAAACTGTCTCGATCATGTGATCTCAGGAgaacactgagagagagggattgtcTGGTTGTGATGATGAGAATGGGTAACTTGTCTTTACCCAAAGCCCCACTCAGACAGGAAGAGACCAGCAATAAGAGCTTGTGGAATGTTAATGGAATCAAGTGATCACAGGCGAAGTAACCATTGGCGATGATTATGAGTGCAACTTTACATAGTTAAGTATTGTAggcaatttaagactttttaagaccaTTTCAAGAGTATTATGAATGAAACTTAAAACGGATTTCACACCCATACTGGCAAAAAAATATGAAGGAAAATCTGTCTTCTCTGAACTTTTATACAAGCTACAAAGTTTTGATCCACAGTTCCACATAAATTTTGCTATAATTGTATTACATTGTAATATACTGTATCTGTACTGTTGAGAGAAAGAACTTCAATGTTAAACAACTTCAATCTATGCTtctaaaaaaatgaaatgaccaCTGTTGAAGTAACGTTGAATGAACATTAATTAAGACCTACCTAAGCACATTTAagacctagtggataacctagCCATATCGTAGGGcatattttaatgtttttgaGACTTTTCAAGGCctaaaattcatattattaaaTTGTATACCTTTTTAGAGTTTTTAAGACCCCACATAAACCCTGTAATGAATAATATCAAGAACTGCTCCTGTTTATACCAGTGTCTGATGCTTAATTCCTGAACGCACCGTTGACAAGACGGTAAGTGGGATCATCTGGAATTTTCTCCCATTTCTATGAAAACATAGGCTTGCTTGTAAGTTTTAACACATTACAATCTGCCATCAttaataaataatttatttttacatAATCCTTTTTTGTGGTCTAGGGGCCTTAACTTTCATTAGGAATTGGATGATTTTTTTCCAGCAATGTGAACATACAGTTGGGTTTGAAAATGATTTGTGGTCATTACaaatataatttattatttCAGTGAGGAATCATGTAACATAACAGGTTTATCCTGCAGATAAAACCTACGCTGTACACTACTGGCCAACAACCTATCAGCAGGCACTGCAGTTTGTTCATTCAtcaattacaaacaaacaagcaaacagacagtcaaacaaataaacaaacttgtTTGTTGAATTAAATGTTCAGACAAACTTTCAATCACATGAccttcaaaaaatatttttttttttctttgagctTAAGAAAATAAACTTCATCTGACAGCAGGAACAGTTCAATTTCCAAGTGCTTCCCACATGCCCTTCCATTCTGATCAGACATTACAAGTGGGAACATTTCACCATAAACCTCTGAAGTTTATCTATAAAAAGGACCCAAAGCTGCAATCTTTGCTCATATAAGAAGATCCAGATCTCCTTATATGTGCAAAGATGGAACCCGGATCTCCTTAATGAGATGGCAGCGTTTGGGTTCTTTTTGAAGGCGAACTTCTGAGGTCTATAGACTGAAGTTTTAAGGAGAGCAGGGTTCTGTATGTTGGTTCTCAGTGCTCTCCGCAGCTGGAAAACTGTCTCTCTGTACTCGAGGCATCCTGGCCTCCATGTCCCTTCAGAGGGAAATTCCTTTTTCCATTCCTGATGGTGAGATGCTCGCCAGGCTTGAACGTCAGGGGGACGAAGCCCTCTGCATCGGCAACAAGGACTATCCACAGAGGacctgaaagaaaaacacacagaaggGGTCAGGATTGTCTGTCTAAATGTATCAAGTGACAATACAttatgggcaattccacggaaaaaggactttttgtcacatccataacgccagtgaaatgccttggcatttgtatgatgtgaatgataattaattttttgtgcattttttctcatgtacattcttcagccaaaaatagcaaatgctcaaatttcatgtaatcattcacatcataccatactaTCACATtttgttggcgttatggatgttacaaaaaacgtaattttccatggaattgcccttat
The nucleotide sequence above comes from Alosa sapidissima isolate fAloSap1 chromosome 6, fAloSap1.pri, whole genome shotgun sequence. Encoded proteins:
- the mfsd2b gene encoding major facilitator superfamily domain-containing protein 2B isoform X4: MVLFIGKAWGAVTDPVVGFFITKSKWTKIGRLMPWMVGCTPFVVVAYFYLWFVPPFANGKFMWYLGFYCLYQTLITCFHVPYSALTMFLSTDQRERDSATAYRMTAEVLGTLVGAAIQGQIVASAHTMKHCLHHNLSTSHLGNSSGSEVVKSLALSQDFLSHAREVYMIAAGVIGGIFLICTVVMFLGVKEKDDPYVPKTEKQISFHQGFVLVMRHGPYITLTAAFLFISVAIQLVQSNFVLFCTYAVDLRDHFQNIVLTILISAVVSIPFWQWFLERFGKKTAAFCGITWIMPFTVMLVFIPNLVVAYVVAVSSGLSVAASLLLPWSMLPDVVDDFRLANPFSKGHEAIFYSFYVFFTKFAAGISLGVSTLCLEFAGYDTGACRQPPPVAYTLKLLIGAAPVAFIVTGLMILLLYPISEDVRLRNKLALEDLRLQSV
- the mfsd2b gene encoding major facilitator superfamily domain-containing protein 2B isoform X2; amino-acid sequence: MIKSVQGISIISSFFPRSTIVEQKLSVSSKLCFAIGGAPNQVAGSATAFFLQIFLLDVAQINPFQASMVLFIGKAWGAVTDPVVGFFITKSKWTKIGRLMPWMVGCTPFVVVAYFYLWFVPPFANGKFMWYLGFYCLYQTLITCFHVPYSALTMFLSTDQRERDSATAYRMTAEVLGTLVGAAIQGQIVASAHTMKHCLHHNLSTSHLGNSSGSEVVKSLALSQDFLSHAREVYMIAAGVIGGIFLICTVVMFLGVKEKDDPYVPKTEKQISFHQGFVLVMRHGPYITLTAAFLFISVAIQLVQSNFVLFCTYAVDLRDHFQNIVLTILISAVVSIPFWQWFLERFGKKTAAFCGITWIMPFTVMLVFIPNLVVAYVVAVSSGLSVAASLLLPWSMLPDVVDDFRLANPFSKGHEAIFYSFYVFFTKFAAGISLGVSTLCLEFAGYDTGACRQPPPVAYTLKLLIGAAPVAFIVTGLMILLLYPISEDVRLRNKLALEDLRLQSV
- the mfsd2b gene encoding major facilitator superfamily domain-containing protein 2B isoform X3, encoding MIKSTIVEQKLSVSSKLCFAIGGAPNQVAGSATAFFLQIFLLDVAQINPFQASMVLFIGKAWGAVTDPVVGFFITKSKWTKIGRLMPWMVGCTPFVVVAYFYLWFVPPFANGKFMWYLGFYCLYQTLITCFHVPYSALTMFLSTDQRERDSATAYRMTAEVLGTLVGAAIQGQIVASAHTMKHCLHHNLSTSHLGNSSGSEVVKSLALSQDFLSHAREVYMIAAGVIGGIFLICTVVMFLGVKEKDDPYVPKTEKQISFHQGFVLVMRHGPYITLTAAFLFISVAIQLVQSNFVLFCTYAVDLRDHFQNIVLTILISAVVSIPFWQWFLERFGKKTAAFCGITWIMPFTVMLVFIPNLVVAYVVAVSSGLSVAASLLLPWSMLPDVVDDFRLANPFSKGHEAIFYSFYVFFTKFAAGISLGVSTLCLEFAGYDTGACRQPPPVAYTLKLLIGAAPVAFIVTGLMILLLYPISEDVRLRNKLALEDLRLQSV